The Raphanus sativus cultivar WK10039 chromosome 2, ASM80110v3, whole genome shotgun sequence DNA segment AGGCTTTTGATGTCATTCTGCACGGGAAAAGAAAAGTACAAATTCTGTATCATCCTGAAAAATCATACCATGTCTGGAAACTAAGGATTGATGTTACATTATGATTATCGCAGAGCATAATCAAACCTTGACTCCAAGCCGAACAAGCTCATAAGCTTCAGTTTTGCAGTTTAGAGTCAGTCCTTTCATCGATAAAGTctctgaaaatcacaaagaataaaaagaaacaaggaAAAGCATAACAGAACAAATCTCAACTGACAAAAATAAACCATACAAAGCATCTCCTTGGCTTCGGTACATGATCATACAATGCAAGCCTTATACTAAGAAATTATTATTCATTAGGAACAAAGAAAATTCACGTTGATGTCCGTAGAGTTGCAAAGTGAGACGGCAATAagaaactttaaataaaatcagaaaacaGATAGAAGGAGGGGTTTGggaataaaaatcagaaaacagaTTGCTTCTGCCATTGCAAGAAGATTCAACAAACTCTTAATGAAACGCTTACCAgctctgagagagagagagaaagagagagaggctTACACAAAGCCCATGTACGTTGCGTTGATGATGGAACTATCCAAACGGGGAGGTCTGGATGGGAAATCCATCTTATAACTATCCGCAAATAGATCTGATTCTGAACCTAACTGACCGgatcaaattttttatatacaatacTAAACATTCCAAACCAGTCCAAACaatatttaactaaaagttGAAACGATTACAGTATTACAGTATTTGTCTGTCATGTCCCATTTTCAATTCACAAATCGCCCTATTACAGTGTTTTGGCCACGAACTAATGTCGCCTGTGGTGGGGGGATATGGACCTTCTTGAACGCTTTGACTCTTTTTTGGAGCTTGTTGGATTCCTTGAGCTGAAAGGCAGTTAGCATCAGACAAAATAAGAAGAAGTGCAAAAGCCAAACTAGAGTTGGCATCAGAATAAGAAGTGCACCTTCTTGAATCTTCAGAATATTCATGAGATGAATAATAGCTTCTGTTTGACGATTCATCACGTTTTCTCGACGGCTTTGACCCTTTTTTGGACCTTCTTGTATTCAAAGTCCAAACTAGAGTTAGCACAAAACTCAAAGCAAAAGAACAAAGCAAAATAACAAAACTTGACACCTTCTTGAATCTTCACGAGATTCATCAGGTGAAGAAGGATTTCTGAAGCAAGCAGGCACACTGAAAAAAGAAGAACGATGGTGCTTCTCCTTTGAGTGAGAATCTCCCTTTCCAGTCATATCACCCAATAAATTTCTACTCGATCCCAATGTATCTGAGTATGTGTCCACCCCAAGTTGAAGAGTATTATAGTCGCTTGGCTGCTGTATCGACCCCAAGCCAGCATCAGTATCAGCGCTACCTAATGAGGCCAAAATCTTTGCCAAACCCTTGCAATCAGCTGCTGACAGAACAGAGAGATGGTGACTTTTGTGTTGCACTCATATAAAGCAATAGCACAGAATTTAACAAACCTCCATCTTCAGCAATGATTTTGCCTGTAAATTCATCGATTATTTGGTCCGCAACCTGTGTTTAAAGAATATAAATGTCAAACTGAGCGTTTAAATACCAATTTCTATCAGCCTAGTTAAAGAATTTAACTATACGCTACCTTAAAAAGAATTTGACTCATGATAATCTTTATATCAGCGTCTGTGTCTCTAGCTGCATCCATCTGATCCCCATAGCTGCATCCATCTGATCCCCAATCCTTAGGTTCTGTTTTAGCTGGTGCAAAGATTCAGAAAGCTAAAACCTAATCCACACTCAATAAGATTGAGTGAGATCAGGAAAGCAAACCTTCTGATTGGTAAGGCGGAGGAGGAGGCGTCGGATCTGGCTGGTAAGGCGGAGGAGGAGGCGTCGGATCTGGCTGGTAAGGCGGAAGAGGAGGCTGTTGTCCCGATTGATAGTATAATGGACCACTAACGCCTGGAGGTGGAGGATGAGGCTGCGGCTGGTGAGGCGGAGGTTCAGAGGGAAACTGACCGGCGGCGTTAGAAGGATAAGCACCAGGCTGCTGTGGTAGCCATGAAGGATGAGGCGGAGGTTCAGAGGAAAACTGACCGGCGGCGTTAGAAGGATAAGCACCAGGCTGCTGTGGTAGCCATGGAGGATGAGGCGGAGGTTCAGAGGGAAACTGACCGGCGGCGTTAGAAGGATAAGCACCAGGCTGCTGTGGTAGCCATGAAGGATGAGGCGGAGGTTCAGAGGGAAACTGACCGGCGGAGTTAGAAGGAGGATAAGAAGGATAAGCACCAGGCCATGGAGAGACGAAAAGATCGTTGTAACCAATGTAACCAAGCTGCTGCGGTAGATAGTGGTAGGATGGATCGTAGTAATAGTAACcaggcggcggcggaggaggaggctGCGGAGGCTGCCGTCGCATGGTTCTTcctattctctctctctctccgttcTTCCTCGCTCTTTTTGCTTTGTTAAACCCTAATAACCGTCgtcaatttgatatatattctaaaaaaatgaatatttaagatttaaaaaaaaagaaaaatcttaattaggagaaggaagaagccgTCGGTGGAAAAGAAAAAGCTTCCTTCTCACGtttctcctctcttcctctctgtgactcctctcttcctcttctctctgtctctatctcttcctcttctctctgTCTCTATAGGTTCAGAATCAGATCTGTAGAGTTTTATGCATTTCCAATCAGCTAAACagtagttatttttattttttcatttaacaaGAGCTCACCTTGACCTCCAAGATTTGAAGGCACCCTGGAGGATGATTATCCTCCTGAGAACGAGCTATGTGAACACACCGAAATGATCCAATTCAAGgtataaagaaaaagaatatacCAATGTCATGCGTGGACTCATATCTCTATAGGCTTTTATCCCTGGAAAACCATGCTTGCCATTAACATTTCTATGTAGCTTTTTCTGGTGTTATTTGGCATTAGCACAGTTTTGATATGTGTACCTACAAGAAATCTCAACTGGTTCTATGTCTTCCAGGTTTCATTACTCGAGGAGAGTAGTGTTTTTGCCAAAGCTCTTGATGAGTTGCACAAAAAAGAGCCGAAAATAGTAAATTCTTGAAGCttattgtataatatatttgGGATACACGAATATAGTGGATTTTACATTCCTCGTGTGGATGTGTGTAGGTTGATAAGTTGTCCTACAAAGAAGAAGAGGTATCTCTCTTGTCGAAGCTTGGTCGTCTAGAAGAAGCCAAGAAACTCTACACGGTGTTGCTTTC contains these protein-coding regions:
- the LOC108856633 gene encoding uncharacterized protein LOC108856633 isoform X3; the encoded protein is MRRQPPQPPPPPPPGYYYYDPSYHYLPQQLGYIGYNDLFVSPWPGAYPSYPPSNSAGQFPSEPPPHPSWLPQQPGAYPSNAAGQFPSEPPPHPPWLPQQPGAYPSNAAGQFSSEPPPHPSWLPQQPGAYPSNAAGQFPSEPPPHQPQPHPPPPGVSGPLYYQSGQQPPLPPYQPDPTPPPPPYQPDPTPPPPPYQSEEPKDWGSDGCSYGDQMDAARDTDADIKIIMSQILFKVADQIIDEFTGKIIAEDGADCKGLAKILASLGSADTDAGLGSIQQPSDYNTLQLGVDTYSDTLGSSRNLLGDMTGKGDSHSKEKHHRSSFFSVPACFRNPSSPDESREDSRRRSKKGSKPSRKRDESSNRSYYSSHEYSEDSRSSRNPTSSKKESKRSRRSISPHHRRH
- the LOC108856633 gene encoding formin-like protein 14 isoform X2, producing the protein MRRQPPQPPPPPPPGYYYYDPSYHYLPQQLGYIGYNDLFVSPWPGAYPSYPPSNSAGQFPSEPPPHPSWLPQQPGAYPSNAAGQFPSEPPPHPPWLPQQPGAYPSNAAGQFSSEPPPHPSWLPQQPGAYPSNAAGQFPSEPPPHQPQPHPPPPGVSGPLYYQSGQQPPLPPYQPDPTPPPPPYQPDPTPPPPPYQSEAKTEPKDWGSDGCSYGDQMDAARDTDADIKIIMSQILFKVADQIIDEFTGKIIAEDGADCKGLAKILASLGSADTDAGLGSIQQPSDYNTLQLGVDTYSDTLGSSRNLLGDMTGKGDSHSKEKHHRSSFFSVPACFRNPSSPDESREDSRRSKKGSKPSRKRDESSNRSYYSSHEYSEDSRSSRNPTSSKKESKRSRRSISPHHRRH
- the LOC108856633 gene encoding formin-like protein 14 isoform X1; protein product: MRRQPPQPPPPPPPGYYYYDPSYHYLPQQLGYIGYNDLFVSPWPGAYPSYPPSNSAGQFPSEPPPHPSWLPQQPGAYPSNAAGQFPSEPPPHPPWLPQQPGAYPSNAAGQFSSEPPPHPSWLPQQPGAYPSNAAGQFPSEPPPHQPQPHPPPPGVSGPLYYQSGQQPPLPPYQPDPTPPPPPYQPDPTPPPPPYQSEAKTEPKDWGSDGCSYGDQMDAARDTDADIKIIMSQILFKVADQIIDEFTGKIIAEDGADCKGLAKILASLGSADTDAGLGSIQQPSDYNTLQLGVDTYSDTLGSSRNLLGDMTGKGDSHSKEKHHRSSFFSVPACFRNPSSPDESREDSRRRSKKGSKPSRKRDESSNRSYYSSHEYSEDSRSSRNPTSSKKESKRSRRSISPHHRRH
- the LOC108856633 gene encoding uncharacterized protein LOC108856633 isoform X4, with the translated sequence MRRQPPQPPPPPPPGYYYYDPSYHYLPQQLGYIGYNDLFVSPWPGAYPSYPPSNSAGQFPSEPPPHPSWLPQQPGAYPSNAAGQFPSEPPPHPPWLPQQPGAYPSNAAGQFSSEPPPHPSWLPQQPGAYPSNAAGQFPSEPPPHQPQPHPPPPGVSGPLYYQSGQQPPLPPYQPDPTPPPPPYQPDPTPPPPPYQSEDGCSYGDQMDAARDTDADIKIIMSQILFKVADQIIDEFTGKIIAEDGADCKGLAKILASLGSADTDAGLGSIQQPSDYNTLQLGVDTYSDTLGSSRNLLGDMTGKGDSHSKEKHHRSSFFSVPACFRNPSSPDESREDSRRRSKKGSKPSRKRDESSNRSYYSSHEYSEDSRSSRNPTSSKKESKRSRRSISPHHRRH